The Pyxidicoccus xibeiensis DNA segment CAGGCGGCCCGGCATGGCACGGTGGCCGTCCTCGCGAAGCGCGAGCGCGGCGAGAGCAATACCGCCTATGCCCAGGGCGGTATCGCCAGCGTGCTGGCCCCCACGGACTCGTTCGACGCCCACATCGAGGACACCCTCGTGGCGGGTGCGGGGCTGTGCCACCGGGACGCGGTGGAAGTCACGGTGAAGGAGGGCCCCGGGCGCGTGCGCGAGCTGGTGGACCTGGGCGCGGACTTCAACCGGCACGTCTCCGGCGAGTTCGACCTGACGCGGGAGGGAGGCCACTCCGCCCGGCGCATCATCCACTCGGGGGACATCACCGGCCGCGAGGTGCAGCGCGCGCTGCTGGCCGCGTGCGACGCGTCGCCCAACATCACCTTCTTCCCGCACACCGCCGCCATCGACCTCATCCTGGACCGGCGGATGCCCAACCCCGCCTCCAGCCGGTGCCTGGGCGTGTACGCGCTGCTGGACACCGGCGACATCGAGCGCTTCCTGGCGAAGGTGACGGTGCTGGCCACCGGCGGCGCGGGCAAGGTGTACCTGTACACGTCCAACCCGGACGTGGCCACGGGCGACGGCGTGGCCATGGCGTACCGCGCGGGCGCCAAGGTGGCGAACATGGAGTTCTACCAGTTCCACCCCACCTGCCTGTACCACCCGGAGGCCAAGAGCTTCCTCATCAGCGAGGCGCTGCGTGGCGAGGGCGGCAAGCTGCGGCTCAAGGGCGGCGCCACCTTCATGGAGCGCTACCACCCGCTGGGTGCGCTGGCCCCGCGTGACGTGGTGGCGCGCGCCATCGACGCGGAGCTCAAGCGCACCGGCGACGAGTGCGTCTACCTGGATATGACGCACCTGGGGCGCGCCTTCCTCACCGAGCGCTTCCCCAACATCTACGCCACCTGCAAGGCCTTCAACATCGACATGGCCGTGCAGCCCATCCCCGTGGTGCCCGCGGCCCACTACATGTGCGGCGGCGTGGTGACGGACCTGGACGGGCGCACCAGCGTGCCGGGCCTGTACGCCATCGGCGAGGTGGCCTGCACCGGCCTGCATGGCGCCAACCGGCTGGCGTCCAACTCGCTACTGGAGGGGCTCGTCTTCGGCCACCGTGCGGTGAAGGCGGCCACCGACGAGCTGCCCGGCCAGTCCGCCCGGCGCGAGGACCCGCCCGCGTGGGACGCGGGCCACGCGGTGGAGTCGGACGAGAGCGTCGTCGTCACCCACAACTGGGACGAGATTCGCCGGCTGATGTGGAACTACGTCGGCATCGTCCGCACGGACAAGCGGCTGATGCGCGCGCGGCGCCGGCTGGAGCTCCTGCGCGAGGAGATTCGCGACTACTACTGGCGCTTCAAGGTGACCCGCGACGTCATCGAGCTGCGCAACATCGCCGAGGTGGCCTACCTCATCGTCGACTGCGCGAGCCGCCGCAAGGAGAGCCGCGGCCTGCACTTCACCCTGGACTACCCGCACGGGGACGACCACCACTGGCTGCGGGACACCGTCCTCTCGAGGGAGCTGTAGCCGCCCATGTCGTCACGCCCGCGCCGCATCCTGGATGCGCCCG contains these protein-coding regions:
- the nadB gene encoding L-aspartate oxidase, with product MPHRFDFLVLGSGVAGLSFALQAARHGTVAVLAKRERGESNTAYAQGGIASVLAPTDSFDAHIEDTLVAGAGLCHRDAVEVTVKEGPGRVRELVDLGADFNRHVSGEFDLTREGGHSARRIIHSGDITGREVQRALLAACDASPNITFFPHTAAIDLILDRRMPNPASSRCLGVYALLDTGDIERFLAKVTVLATGGAGKVYLYTSNPDVATGDGVAMAYRAGAKVANMEFYQFHPTCLYHPEAKSFLISEALRGEGGKLRLKGGATFMERYHPLGALAPRDVVARAIDAELKRTGDECVYLDMTHLGRAFLTERFPNIYATCKAFNIDMAVQPIPVVPAAHYMCGGVVTDLDGRTSVPGLYAIGEVACTGLHGANRLASNSLLEGLVFGHRAVKAATDELPGQSARREDPPAWDAGHAVESDESVVVTHNWDEIRRLMWNYVGIVRTDKRLMRARRRLELLREEIRDYYWRFKVTRDVIELRNIAEVAYLIVDCASRRKESRGLHFTLDYPHGDDHHWLRDTVLSREL